A genomic segment from Clostridium pasteurianum BC1 encodes:
- a CDS encoding cobyrinate a,c-diamide synthase, which produces MKSIVISSNGSSGGKTTITMGLLKVLKDRGFEVQSYKVGPDYIDPDFHEYITKVPARNLDLYLMGEEGVKASFSRGKGDYAVVEGVMGLYDGKGISTQYSTAHVSKVLNLPVILVLSPKAKASTLCAEIQGLMNFESINIAGIIFNNIKESYYKLLKAAVEKYCKVKVFGYVPKDERLSLKSRHLGLVQSAEIEDLNKKIEICAELIENNVDVDLLLKYFVPAEKYSDNFHVKNMKIKSAVAYDKASSFYYKENIELLQEAGQVQFFSPLEDKELPKEVDFIYLGGGYPEVFIERLSENKTMLNSIRNALNSGTRCYAECGGLMYLTGAINGKETVGFFKGESNMTNRLQNFGYAKVKVVNENSVLPVGLRFNCHEFHKSQVILEESNIYEITKDSYDNSKKQWNCGYVKGNTLGSYAHVHFFGNLAMFKYLIGNGLMG; this is translated from the coding sequence ATGAAAAGTATTGTTATATCCTCTAATGGAAGTTCAGGGGGGAAAACCACAATAACTATGGGACTATTAAAGGTTCTTAAAGACAGAGGATTTGAGGTACAAAGCTATAAGGTGGGTCCTGATTATATAGATCCAGATTTTCATGAATACATTACAAAAGTTCCAGCTAGAAATCTAGATTTGTATCTTATGGGAGAAGAGGGGGTTAAAGCTAGCTTTTCTAGAGGTAAAGGTGATTATGCTGTAGTGGAAGGGGTTATGGGCCTTTATGATGGAAAGGGAATAAGTACTCAGTATTCTACAGCCCATGTATCAAAGGTACTTAATTTACCTGTAATTTTAGTCTTATCACCAAAAGCTAAAGCTTCTACTTTATGTGCAGAAATACAGGGATTGATGAATTTTGAAAGTATCAATATAGCAGGAATAATATTTAATAATATAAAGGAAAGTTACTATAAACTTTTAAAGGCAGCAGTTGAGAAATACTGTAAAGTTAAAGTCTTTGGATATGTACCAAAGGATGAGAGACTTTCACTTAAGAGCAGGCATTTAGGACTTGTACAAAGTGCTGAAATTGAGGACCTAAATAAAAAGATTGAGATCTGTGCAGAGCTTATAGAAAATAATGTGGATGTTGATTTGCTGTTAAAGTACTTTGTTCCTGCTGAAAAATACAGTGATAATTTTCATGTAAAGAATATGAAAATAAAATCAGCAGTGGCCTATGACAAGGCTTCTAGCTTTTATTATAAGGAAAATATAGAGCTTTTGCAGGAAGCAGGGCAGGTACAGTTTTTTAGTCCACTAGAAGACAAAGAACTACCTAAGGAAGTGGACTTCATCTACCTAGGAGGAGGATATCCAGAGGTATTTATAGAAAGACTTAGCGAAAATAAAACTATGCTAAATAGTATAAGAAATGCATTAAATTCTGGAACAAGATGTTATGCTGAGTGCGGAGGTTTGATGTATCTCACGGGAGCAATAAATGGAAAAGAAACTGTAGGTTTTTTTAAAGGTGAGTCTAATATGACTAATAGGCTTCAGAACTTTGGGTATGCAAAAGTAAAGGTAGTCAATGAGAATTCAGTATTACCTGTAGGTTTACGTTTTAATTGTCATGAGTTTCATAAGTCGCAGGTTATATTAGAAGAAAGCAATATATATGAGATTACAAAAGATAGTTATGATAATTCCAAAAAGCAGTGGAACTGTGGCTATGTTAAAGGTAATACATTAGGAAGCTATGCTCATGTGCATTTTTTTGGAAACTTGGCAATGTTTAAGTATTTAATTGGGAATGGCTTGATGGGATAG
- a CDS encoding GNAT family N-acetyltransferase: MSEIARFIKYDELNELLDLYKQLQPEDPDVSNNENLHEIWNSIYNNANLYYIVVEVDGKLVSSCNISIIENLTRNLRPYGLIENVITDSAYRKKGYATKVLNKAVEIAKEKKCYKVMLLTGSKKEETLRFYEKAGFARGIKTGFIIKL, translated from the coding sequence ATGTCTGAAATTGCAAGGTTCATAAAATATGATGAACTAAATGAATTACTTGATTTATACAAACAGTTACAGCCTGAAGACCCTGATGTGTCAAATAACGAAAATTTACATGAAATATGGAATTCAATATATAATAATGCCAATTTATATTATATTGTTGTTGAAGTGGATGGTAAATTAGTATCTTCCTGCAATATATCAATTATAGAAAATCTTACTAGAAACTTACGACCTTATGGACTTATAGAGAATGTTATTACAGATTCAGCTTATAGGAAAAAAGGGTATGCAACCAAAGTATTGAATAAAGCAGTAGAAATTGCAAAAGAAAAGAAGTGTTATAAAGTTATGTTGTTAACAGGTTCAAAAAAAGAAGAAACTTTGAGGTTTTATGAAAAAGCTGGATTTGCTAGGGGTATAAAGACAGGCTTTATAATAAAGCTTTAA